The proteins below come from a single uncultured Dethiosulfovibrio sp. genomic window:
- a CDS encoding DMT family protein gives MKPYAFTITMLFCSNVFMTFAWYGHLKNLSHKTWIFAAIISWGIALFEYLLQVPANRTGHTVMSVGQLKMLQEVIALTVFVPFSVLYMKEKLSWNYAWAGLCLCGAVFFVFRGR, from the coding sequence ATGAAACCTTATGCTTTTACCATTACTATGTTGTTCTGTAGCAACGTCTTTATGACTTTCGCCTGGTATGGACACCTGAAAAATTTATCCCATAAAACATGGATCTTTGCGGCCATTATCAGCTGGGGGATAGCCCTTTTTGAGTATCTTCTTCAAGTTCCTGCCAACCGAACAGGTCACACAGTAATGTCTGTTGGTCAGCTTAAGATGCTTCAAGAGGTTATAGCCCTTACAGTTTTTGTGCCTTTTTCTGTCCTATACATGAAAGAAAAGCTCTCCTGGAACTACGCATGGGCAGGGCTGTGTCTTTGTGGAGCTGTGTTCTTTGTGTTCCGAGGTAGGTAA
- a CDS encoding tripartite tricarboxylate transporter substrate binding protein translates to MRKLGLLCMLMGVLGFTGGAFAAYPEKPVTIIVPSNAGGGTDTMARLVAKFAEEHLGQPIVIVNKPGAGGQIGFEYIARAKADGYTIGCIYTPHVAAHVSAGRAKYTMDSFAPIANVVTDPGIIVVPPSSPFNTLEELVAYAKENPGKMTGSTSGPGGDDDFALRQLEKSAGIAINAVPSKGSSEQKAAIMGAHLDMAFMNVSQVDAQLESGELKALGVMTKNRWNTLPNVPTCVEQGYEVLSDSSRGFAAPAGIPDDVMAKIIEVFDSALKDPEFIEASKGQLLLDVFQGDTYGDYLRTLQKNTDAAFAVAPW, encoded by the coding sequence ATGAGAAAGTTAGGCCTGTTATGTATGCTAATGGGGGTTCTTGGTTTTACCGGGGGGGCTTTTGCCGCCTATCCGGAAAAGCCTGTGACCATTATCGTACCCTCTAACGCTGGAGGGGGGACGGACACCATGGCTCGTCTGGTTGCCAAGTTTGCTGAGGAACATCTCGGCCAGCCTATCGTGATAGTGAACAAACCCGGTGCTGGAGGACAGATCGGTTTTGAGTACATAGCTAGAGCCAAGGCGGATGGCTACACTATCGGTTGTATTTACACCCCTCACGTGGCCGCTCACGTGTCAGCTGGAAGGGCTAAATACACCATGGATAGTTTTGCCCCTATCGCGAACGTGGTGACTGATCCAGGGATTATCGTGGTGCCCCCGAGTAGCCCCTTTAATACCCTTGAGGAGCTGGTGGCCTACGCTAAGGAAAATCCGGGAAAAATGACCGGTTCTACCTCTGGACCTGGCGGTGACGACGATTTTGCCCTGAGACAGCTGGAGAAATCCGCCGGGATAGCGATAAATGCCGTTCCATCGAAGGGCTCTTCGGAGCAAAAGGCGGCCATAATGGGCGCCCACCTGGATATGGCCTTTATGAACGTATCTCAGGTCGACGCTCAGCTTGAATCCGGGGAGCTGAAAGCCCTAGGTGTCATGACGAAAAATCGCTGGAATACCCTTCCCAACGTCCCTACCTGCGTCGAGCAGGGGTACGAGGTTCTTTCCGATTCGTCCAGAGGCTTTGCCGCCCCTGCGGGGATTCCCGATGACGTTATGGCTAAGATAATAGAGGTTTTTGATTCAGCCCTGAAGGATCCCGAGTTTATAGAGGCTTCTAAAGGACAGCTGCTTCTGGACGTGTTCCAGGGAGATACCTACGGGGATTACCTTAGAACCCTTCAGAAAAACACCGACGCCGCCTTTGCCGTAGCCCCTTGGTAA
- a CDS encoding Na/Pi symporter, translating into MTSSVFYWAQIAGGLALFLMGVKATSEGFRRCMGKDARHKMAEVTDRKPMAFGFGILLSAVTQSSAVATSFAVGLVDVGMLSLSGSLVVMIGASVGGTFVTLLLGLPIVQLAPGFLAIAYFASELSKGKLQNLAIVVRGVSLVLTGMFVIKVGVAPLMADPGFASILTSLSTRPWVMGIVATISAAVLQSSAAVMALAIALAGAGSLPLESIYPIVMGSHAGSSVIVFIASLSGRKNARLLGIGSALYKIIGVLFILPFSFLVPYVLDMISFLSIELRCVVLQFTVVWLNAFIVLPFTDVMAGGLRLLLSRDRESIGEPAYLNPKLVDFPGLALPLLDRELARLAGFLGRESELILSQIGDIETLKRLRDGTEELMEATSEYFDSIEVSGKESTKVSYGRVAYTLESLKSVKDAINKGLLPLHLDDNGDRRTCPLPDDVDAGGYRNIMIELVRSAMGALALGDLGMAYDVDRLYEKLKQLDENIRRDIFRRGNYGRGGGLEYLAAGNRLAKACTQLSKGEKMAFEMSSRESGSDEIVEMVCEHDE; encoded by the coding sequence TTGACGTCTTCCGTGTTTTACTGGGCCCAGATAGCAGGAGGTCTAGCCCTCTTTCTCATGGGGGTTAAAGCGACATCCGAGGGGTTCAGGCGTTGTATGGGCAAAGACGCCAGGCATAAAATGGCGGAAGTCACCGACCGTAAACCTATGGCCTTTGGTTTTGGTATACTTCTGTCCGCTGTAACCCAAAGTAGCGCCGTCGCTACATCCTTCGCGGTAGGCCTTGTAGACGTCGGTATGTTGTCCCTTTCGGGGTCGCTGGTTGTTATGATAGGCGCCAGCGTCGGAGGCACTTTTGTGACCCTACTTTTGGGGTTACCTATAGTTCAGCTTGCGCCGGGATTTTTGGCTATAGCATATTTTGCCTCCGAGTTATCCAAGGGGAAGTTGCAGAATCTGGCTATCGTCGTCAGAGGGGTATCTCTGGTTCTCACTGGGATGTTCGTCATAAAGGTTGGAGTTGCTCCCCTGATGGCCGACCCTGGTTTTGCCTCCATATTGACCTCCCTCAGCACCAGACCTTGGGTTATGGGGATAGTTGCGACCATATCAGCGGCGGTACTGCAAAGCAGTGCCGCCGTAATGGCATTGGCGATAGCGTTAGCCGGCGCTGGTTCTTTGCCTTTAGAGTCGATTTATCCCATAGTAATGGGATCCCATGCTGGTTCGTCGGTTATCGTCTTTATCGCCAGCCTTTCAGGGAGAAAAAACGCTCGACTCCTAGGGATAGGCTCTGCTCTTTATAAAATTATAGGGGTATTATTTATACTGCCCTTTTCTTTTTTGGTCCCCTATGTCCTCGATATGATATCCTTTTTGTCCATAGAGCTTAGGTGTGTCGTGCTACAGTTTACCGTCGTATGGCTTAACGCGTTTATAGTTCTCCCTTTTACCGACGTCATGGCTGGAGGATTGCGGCTCCTTCTCTCCAGAGACAGGGAGAGCATAGGGGAGCCCGCCTATCTGAACCCAAAGTTGGTCGACTTTCCAGGACTGGCCCTTCCTCTTTTGGATAGAGAGCTAGCTCGGCTGGCAGGCTTTTTGGGACGAGAGTCGGAGCTGATCCTCTCTCAAATAGGGGATATAGAGACGTTGAAGAGACTAAGGGATGGTACAGAGGAGCTTATGGAGGCTACATCGGAATACTTCGATTCGATAGAGGTCTCAGGTAAGGAAAGCACCAAGGTCTCCTACGGTAGAGTGGCCTATACCCTTGAGTCTCTAAAAAGCGTCAAAGACGCCATCAATAAGGGCTTGTTGCCTCTTCACCTCGACGATAACGGGGATAGAAGAACCTGCCCTCTCCCGGACGATGTAGACGCTGGTGGTTATCGAAACATCATGATTGAATTGGTCAGATCCGCTATGGGTGCCCTTGCCTTGGGAGATCTTGGTATGGCCTACGATGTCGATAGGCTTTACGAAAAACTGAAACAACTGGATGAAAATATCCGCAGGGATATCTTCAGAAGAGGTAACTACGGTAGAGGCGGTGGTCTGGAATACCTAGCAGCGGGGAATCGACTGGCAAAAGCCTGCACTCAGCTTAGCAAGGGGGAAAAAATGGCTTTTGAAATGTCCAGTCGAGAGAGTGGGAGTGATGAGATTGTTGAAATGGTTTGCGAACATGATGAATAA
- the phoU gene encoding phosphate signaling complex protein PhoU, with translation MGDEVRQALAKSLTALKEGDAELAQNVIDRDDVIDATETDLNRECLASIAMRSPVREELRFVFAVIKIATDLERIGDQAVNVAERAITLSNHPMLKPLVDISRMTDISISMVSRSMQAFFEGDSEMAVHVFMDDKQLDRMASGMSEELITMMAHMNGDRDGVLVATELLLTGRHLERIGDHASNIAERVFFMVRGERLKDVVLDKSKEESRDVLLEQSRR, from the coding sequence ATGGGGGACGAAGTCCGCCAGGCTTTGGCTAAATCCCTTACGGCTCTCAAGGAAGGAGATGCCGAATTAGCCCAAAACGTTATAGATAGGGACGACGTTATAGACGCAACGGAGACGGACTTAAACAGAGAGTGCCTTGCCTCTATCGCAATGAGGAGCCCGGTCAGAGAGGAGCTCCGTTTTGTGTTCGCCGTTATCAAAATCGCTACCGATCTCGAGAGAATAGGAGACCAGGCGGTCAACGTAGCGGAGAGGGCTATAACCCTGTCCAATCACCCTATGCTCAAGCCCTTGGTGGACATATCCAGAATGACCGATATATCAATATCCATGGTCTCCCGTTCCATGCAGGCTTTCTTCGAAGGAGACTCGGAGATGGCGGTCCACGTTTTCATGGACGATAAGCAATTGGACCGTATGGCATCCGGCATGTCTGAAGAGCTTATAACCATGATGGCCCACATGAACGGAGACAGAGACGGTGTGCTCGTTGCTACAGAGCTGTTGCTCACAGGTAGGCATCTGGAAAGAATAGGGGACCACGCCAGCAACATAGCGGAAAGGGTCTTTTTTATGGTCAGAGGAGAGAGGCTCAAAGACGTGGTCCTGGATAAAAGCAAAGAAGAAAGCAGGGATGTTCTGCTGGAACAGTCCCGAAGGTGA
- the nagA gene encoding N-acetylglucosamine-6-phosphate deacetylase, giving the protein MIVSPGFIDIHVHGSGGNDVMDGTLQSLEGMARSMIPTGVTSFIGATMSYPLPSLEGILSVAAKYRREQFHSDGKAVLLGIHLEGPFLSPLKAGAHIPDYLIDPDPDFVTSHRDIIKIVTLAPERNGALSFIALLKSVGINLSIGHSVCDYDKAMSAIALGATGFTHLYNAMSPMNHRNPGSVGAALDSCSWCELIFDGVHVHPAALRIACKAIAPDRVILITDSIRARGLGDGLFDLGGLTVKVTDDRAELPDGTLAGSVLTMIKGIKNAVEWGVLSLHQALNGASLNPAKYIGDDTIGRLERGCKGDVVLIDRDTLSIQGVFVGGELSFCSDRLKSRF; this is encoded by the coding sequence ATGATTGTATCCCCAGGATTTATAGATATTCACGTTCACGGCTCAGGTGGCAATGACGTTATGGATGGCACACTTCAATCCCTTGAGGGTATGGCTCGTTCGATGATTCCTACAGGGGTAACCTCCTTTATCGGGGCTACTATGTCCTATCCTTTACCCTCCCTTGAGGGAATTCTCTCAGTTGCCGCTAAATACAGGCGAGAACAGTTTCATTCCGACGGTAAAGCCGTATTACTGGGGATACATCTAGAGGGGCCTTTCCTCTCTCCTTTAAAAGCGGGTGCCCATATACCCGATTATTTGATAGACCCTGATCCAGACTTCGTGACCTCTCATCGTGATATTATAAAAATCGTGACCTTGGCCCCGGAACGGAATGGAGCCCTGAGTTTTATCGCCCTTTTGAAATCCGTAGGAATTAATCTCTCTATCGGACACAGTGTATGTGACTACGATAAAGCTATGTCGGCTATAGCCCTTGGAGCCACCGGTTTTACACACCTTTACAACGCTATGTCCCCTATGAACCATCGAAATCCAGGGTCCGTCGGTGCTGCCCTTGATTCCTGCTCCTGGTGCGAACTTATATTCGACGGAGTTCACGTCCATCCGGCGGCACTTAGAATCGCCTGTAAGGCGATCGCTCCCGACAGAGTCATCCTGATAACCGACAGTATAAGGGCGAGAGGGTTAGGCGACGGTCTCTTTGATCTTGGAGGGCTTACCGTTAAAGTTACCGACGATAGAGCGGAGCTTCCAGATGGAACATTGGCAGGAAGCGTTTTGACCATGATAAAAGGAATCAAAAATGCCGTCGAGTGGGGAGTACTAAGCCTTCATCAGGCCCTTAATGGAGCTTCTTTAAATCCCGCTAAATATATAGGTGACGATACCATTGGCCGGCTGGAAAGAGGTTGTAAAGGTGATGTGGTGCTTATCGATAGGGATACCCTGTCCATACAGGGAGTTTTTGTCGGAGGGGAGCTTTCTTTTTGCTCGGATCGGCTAAAGTCCAGGTTTTAG
- a CDS encoding DEAD/DEAH box helicase, translating to MEQHNESVLADKIGLVGELYRWQREAYDRIKGRSAVLSAPTGTGKTWVAYLWAGLFDLEGKTMEVPQGEKVIFTAPIKALSNERYMDLISMGFDTGIETGDFKKNAEAPIVCCTQEIYALKYAGTKGIKLIVDEFHYIFGENDRSRAYIDGIRYTDFDVPILVMSATFGGSQRVRGYLNRITGRDFALYESHERVTELSFCDSPIDPGDVKDALVFVFSQKGAQQIADIIAERRLRFDESRRRRLEDLAWILEVQGIRRCMFKGVGVYHGSLLPKEKLLVERAYRERIIDVVVGTDALALGVNLPAERAVYAQLVKFHDRQPISKNAFLQMSGRAGRKGLFEKGYVTWMDKSPAEAFGVRTSDVFRALVKAPMEEASVELRPNFGAILKGSSTVENEANIVASGSLPELSFRRVFGDIKRAMKIIEGSLEKIVPGEKERFRAILADVWYGEMEVEQNLDMAELFFWGVDSDGYVHPDGITASEILLKYERNELQALLKVKRFNNALPQDYKLSHMDQVDEAIMDIDPTVFGFEEKIKEMDSTKVELPEAQHRKSNGGGRKSKKKEKHGGRGFGRDRRKSR from the coding sequence TTGGAACAGCATAACGAAAGTGTTTTAGCGGACAAAATAGGACTGGTAGGGGAGCTTTATCGGTGGCAGAGAGAGGCTTACGATAGAATAAAGGGCCGGAGTGCCGTTTTATCCGCTCCTACTGGGACAGGTAAGACTTGGGTAGCATATCTGTGGGCAGGCCTATTCGACCTAGAGGGAAAGACTATGGAGGTTCCTCAAGGGGAAAAGGTTATATTCACCGCTCCCATAAAGGCACTTAGCAACGAAAGGTATATGGACCTCATCTCCATGGGTTTCGACACAGGCATAGAGACAGGGGATTTTAAAAAAAACGCCGAAGCCCCTATCGTCTGCTGTACCCAGGAGATCTACGCCTTAAAATATGCTGGAACAAAGGGCATAAAGCTAATAGTCGATGAGTTTCACTATATCTTTGGGGAAAACGATAGAAGTCGTGCCTACATAGACGGGATAAGGTACACCGATTTCGACGTTCCTATCCTGGTGATGTCGGCGACTTTCGGTGGCTCCCAGAGGGTACGAGGCTATCTGAATCGTATAACCGGCAGGGATTTTGCCCTCTACGAATCCCACGAAAGGGTCACAGAACTATCCTTTTGCGATAGCCCCATAGATCCCGGAGATGTAAAAGACGCTCTTGTGTTTGTCTTCTCGCAAAAAGGAGCTCAGCAGATAGCCGATATTATCGCAGAGCGGAGGCTACGGTTCGATGAAAGTCGCCGCAGGAGACTGGAGGATCTCGCCTGGATACTGGAGGTCCAGGGCATAAGACGATGTATGTTCAAGGGGGTCGGAGTCTACCATGGTAGCCTTCTGCCTAAAGAGAAATTACTGGTCGAGAGGGCCTATAGGGAGAGAATAATAGACGTTGTTGTTGGAACCGATGCCCTAGCCCTAGGGGTAAACCTTCCTGCGGAGAGGGCAGTTTATGCCCAGCTGGTCAAATTTCACGATCGACAGCCTATCTCCAAAAACGCTTTTCTCCAGATGTCCGGCAGGGCTGGGAGAAAGGGGTTGTTTGAGAAGGGATACGTCACGTGGATGGATAAATCTCCCGCTGAGGCCTTTGGAGTCAGAACTTCCGATGTTTTTAGGGCTCTAGTAAAAGCCCCTATGGAGGAGGCCTCTGTTGAGCTCAGGCCAAACTTTGGTGCTATCCTAAAGGGCAGCAGTACGGTCGAAAACGAGGCTAACATAGTCGCCTCAGGTTCTTTGCCTGAGCTGAGTTTCAGGAGGGTGTTCGGCGATATCAAACGGGCTATGAAAATAATCGAGGGTAGTCTCGAGAAAATAGTTCCCGGTGAAAAAGAGAGATTCAGGGCGATCCTGGCGGACGTGTGGTACGGCGAGATGGAGGTAGAGCAGAACCTTGATATGGCTGAACTTTTCTTCTGGGGCGTCGATAGCGACGGTTACGTCCATCCTGATGGTATAACTGCGTCGGAAATACTCTTAAAATACGAACGGAACGAGCTCCAAGCCCTTTTGAAAGTGAAGAGATTTAACAACGCTCTGCCACAAGACTATAAACTCTCCCACATGGATCAGGTAGACGAGGCCATAATGGATATCGATCCGACGGTATTTGGGTTCGAAGAGAAAATAAAGGAAATGGACTCTACCAAGGTCGAGCTTCCTGAGGCCCAACACAGAAAATCCAATGGGGGAGGCAGAAAGAGCAAGAAAAAGGAAAAACACGGAGGAAGGGGTTTCGGCAGGGATAGGAGGAAAAGCCGTTGA
- a CDS encoding tripartite tricarboxylate transporter TctB family protein, producing MTRKHLNLLCAAAGLILAAAMFISVGYFPDRVVSAARYILFLAGFLAVFSLILLIQAIVKNLPEKVVWVKAPKAFCITVVLTVIYALSLAFLGFFLSSGLYLVSLGWGLGFKKPLWLTVGSSVLLGFVYLVFVRFLSVPVPTGIWGG from the coding sequence ATGACTCGAAAACATCTGAATCTACTTTGTGCCGCCGCTGGGTTGATCCTGGCGGCAGCCATGTTTATCTCCGTCGGCTATTTTCCCGATAGGGTAGTCTCTGCCGCCAGATATATTCTCTTCCTGGCAGGATTTTTGGCTGTCTTTTCCCTCATTCTGTTGATACAAGCTATCGTAAAAAATCTTCCAGAAAAAGTCGTATGGGTGAAGGCTCCTAAGGCTTTTTGTATAACAGTAGTTTTGACCGTAATCTATGCTCTTTCTCTGGCTTTTTTAGGTTTCTTTTTGTCCAGCGGGCTCTATCTCGTATCCCTCGGTTGGGGACTTGGCTTTAAAAAGCCTCTGTGGCTCACGGTGGGATCTTCGGTTCTTTTGGGGTTTGTGTATCTCGTCTTCGTTAGATTTCTATCGGTCCCTGTTCCGACCGGTATTTGGGGAGGTTAG
- the ptsP gene encoding phosphoenolpyruvate--protein phosphotransferase: MDWKEHVEIEKDYVDDVEMELDRLNAAVEVAGQEIQDLYKDVASRLGRDEVEMFACHGMMIADPEFIGQIKGRIITESVNAEWAVRSVADKFIQVFEDMDDDYLKSKADDVKDVSARICRLLLHIEGGDMTALQEKSIVVARNFTASEVVQIDRDRVLGVVSQEGTMASHAVIMARNWGVPAVIDVPNVLDVVETGDMMIVDGAEGVIILNPDEETLEIYRKKQICFSAFDKKLSAMKMKQTLSMDGIPFKLYANSDNVRDIHLALEKGVSGIGLFRTERLYMDRDRLPTESEQLGVYKKAVLDAGGKTVVFRTLDIGCDKVPGYLNVPHEDNPALGYRAIRLSLSRADIFRIQIRALLRASAFGKAKIMFPMVSGVEELRLAKGLVEDVKGDLKKEGVPFNPGLEIGVMIEVPSAAVISDLIAREVDFMSIGTNDLIQYTLAVDRMNRNLSHLFSPFHPGVLRLVKTVIDNGKKEGVKVSLCGEMAGDPLLIPILVGMGLERFSMNVESILRSRWIISQIDRTEMRSAVEQILSLSSVSEIRRFCEDRFDRFKQCVPEL; this comes from the coding sequence GTGGACTGGAAAGAGCACGTCGAGATAGAAAAAGATTACGTAGACGACGTGGAGATGGAGCTCGATAGGCTTAACGCAGCGGTAGAGGTCGCAGGACAGGAGATCCAGGACCTCTATAAGGACGTAGCGTCCAGGCTTGGTAGAGATGAAGTAGAGATGTTCGCCTGTCACGGCATGATGATCGCAGATCCTGAGTTTATCGGCCAGATAAAAGGAAGGATTATAACCGAAAGCGTAAACGCTGAATGGGCCGTGAGATCGGTGGCAGACAAGTTTATTCAGGTTTTTGAGGATATGGATGACGATTATCTTAAGTCTAAAGCTGACGACGTTAAAGACGTCTCCGCCAGAATCTGCAGGCTTTTACTTCACATCGAAGGCGGTGACATGACCGCCCTTCAGGAAAAATCGATCGTCGTTGCTAGGAATTTTACCGCCTCAGAGGTAGTTCAAATAGACAGGGATAGGGTCCTTGGGGTCGTCTCTCAGGAGGGGACCATGGCCTCCCATGCGGTCATCATGGCCAGAAACTGGGGAGTCCCTGCGGTTATAGATGTCCCTAACGTCCTGGATGTAGTCGAGACCGGCGATATGATGATAGTAGATGGCGCAGAGGGAGTGATAATACTCAACCCCGACGAGGAAACCCTGGAGATCTACAGAAAAAAACAGATCTGTTTCTCTGCTTTTGATAAAAAGCTCTCCGCCATGAAAATGAAGCAAACCCTATCTATGGACGGTATCCCCTTCAAGCTGTACGCTAACAGCGACAACGTTAGAGATATTCACCTTGCCCTGGAAAAAGGTGTCAGCGGTATAGGGCTTTTCAGGACTGAGAGACTCTACATGGATAGGGACAGACTTCCTACAGAAAGCGAACAGTTGGGAGTATACAAAAAAGCGGTCCTAGATGCCGGTGGCAAGACGGTTGTCTTTAGAACTTTGGATATCGGATGCGATAAAGTTCCAGGATATCTCAACGTCCCTCATGAGGACAATCCAGCCCTCGGATACAGGGCTATAAGGCTTTCCCTCTCTAGGGCGGATATTTTCCGAATTCAGATCAGAGCCCTCTTAAGGGCAAGTGCCTTCGGAAAGGCGAAGATAATGTTCCCTATGGTCTCCGGCGTAGAGGAGCTTAGATTGGCTAAAGGGTTGGTCGAAGACGTTAAAGGGGATTTGAAAAAAGAGGGTGTTCCATTTAACCCCGGTCTTGAGATAGGGGTTATGATAGAGGTACCCTCCGCAGCGGTCATATCGGACCTTATAGCTAGAGAGGTCGATTTCATGAGCATAGGAACCAACGACCTCATACAATATACCTTAGCGGTCGACAGAATGAACAGAAACCTTTCTCATCTTTTTAGCCCTTTTCACCCTGGCGTTCTCCGTCTGGTGAAAACCGTAATAGATAACGGGAAAAAAGAAGGGGTCAAAGTTAGCCTCTGTGGCGAGATGGCGGGAGATCCGCTGTTGATACCTATTTTAGTTGGAATGGGACTTGAGAGGTTCAGTATGAACGTAGAGTCTATTCTCCGGTCAAGGTGGATCATCTCCCAGATAGACAGGACGGAGATGAGATCGGCGGTAGAACAGATTCTCTCCCTTTCGTCGGTATCGGAGATTCGGAGGTTCTGTGAGGACCGATTCGATCGATTTAAGCAGTGTGTCCCGGAACTATAA
- a CDS encoding tripartite tricarboxylate transporter permease has protein sequence MTDMLLSALSSLFRVEVLLAVLGGTTGGMIIGAIPGLTATMAVALLIPVTFGMDPVVGLAMMGGVYSGGMYGGAISSILLSTPGTPAAAATAFDGYPMTRQGKGGTAIAIATVASFWGGIVSTFALLMVAPVLAKFALRFGPPEYFLLAILGLASIVTLTSGNLVKGMLSGILGLVIASIGMDPIDGYIRFSGGFIELFEGVSFMPALIGLFSISQILDLTAESHIVQTLGADPDSLKRASIPKGLGGTIARGSFIGTVVGILPGAGATIAAFISYNLAKQVSPDPDSFGKGNPEGVAAAESANNGCVGGSLVPLLTLGIPGNSVAAALMGGLMIQGLIPGPELFTRFGTVTYAFILSLFLANLCFLFLGLYGAPFFARVATVPNSLLIPMISVLSVIGSYAINNSLFDVWLMLAFGVGGYFLHRAGFSLGAVVLGLILGPIAEMGFGQSLIMSQGSAAIFFDRPICLILWGLVALLLLPILFRRRKAVKP, from the coding sequence ATGACCGATATGTTATTATCCGCCCTCTCATCCCTTTTCAGGGTTGAGGTACTATTGGCGGTTTTAGGTGGCACCACAGGTGGCATGATAATAGGGGCTATCCCAGGTCTCACCGCCACGATGGCGGTGGCTCTTTTGATCCCCGTCACCTTTGGGATGGATCCGGTGGTTGGTCTGGCCATGATGGGAGGAGTTTACAGCGGTGGAATGTACGGCGGAGCTATATCGTCGATACTTCTCTCCACCCCTGGAACTCCGGCAGCGGCAGCGACAGCTTTCGATGGCTATCCTATGACCAGACAGGGAAAGGGAGGTACCGCAATAGCTATCGCTACGGTGGCGAGCTTCTGGGGAGGAATTGTGTCCACCTTTGCTCTATTGATGGTCGCCCCTGTTCTCGCGAAGTTCGCCCTTCGCTTCGGGCCTCCTGAGTATTTTCTCTTGGCCATATTGGGCCTAGCGAGCATCGTTACCCTTACATCGGGGAACCTCGTAAAGGGTATGCTCTCGGGGATATTGGGACTGGTCATAGCCTCCATCGGTATGGATCCTATCGACGGCTATATCCGGTTTTCAGGCGGTTTTATAGAGCTTTTTGAGGGAGTTTCCTTTATGCCAGCTCTCATAGGTCTCTTCTCCATCAGCCAAATACTGGATCTTACGGCGGAGAGTCACATAGTTCAGACACTCGGTGCCGATCCAGATTCCTTGAAAAGGGCCTCGATCCCTAAAGGGTTAGGGGGAACCATAGCCAGAGGTAGCTTTATAGGCACAGTCGTCGGGATTTTACCTGGTGCAGGGGCCACCATAGCTGCCTTTATCTCCTATAACCTGGCAAAGCAAGTATCTCCCGATCCCGATAGCTTCGGAAAAGGGAATCCTGAAGGGGTTGCGGCGGCTGAAAGCGCGAATAACGGTTGCGTCGGAGGGTCTTTGGTTCCTCTTCTTACCCTTGGAATACCGGGAAACTCTGTGGCGGCTGCCCTTATGGGAGGTCTGATGATACAGGGACTCATCCCTGGCCCGGAGCTTTTCACCCGCTTTGGGACTGTTACCTATGCGTTTATCCTTTCCCTCTTTTTAGCTAACCTATGTTTCCTCTTTTTAGGGCTTTACGGTGCTCCTTTCTTCGCCAGGGTTGCAACGGTGCCTAATTCGTTACTCATACCTATGATATCGGTCCTATCGGTTATCGGCAGCTACGCCATCAACAACAGCCTTTTTGACGTGTGGCTTATGCTTGCCTTTGGCGTTGGAGGGTACTTCCTCCATCGCGCTGGTTTCTCCCTCGGTGCTGTGGTTCTAGGGCTCATTTTAGGGCCTATCGCTGAGATGGGTTTCGGTCAGTCTCTTATAATGTCTCAAGGATCGGCGGCTATCTTCTTTGATCGGCCAATATGCCTGATTCTCTGGGGATTAGTAGCTCTACTGCTTTTACCTATTCTTTTCAGAAGGAGAAAGGCGGTGAAGCCTTAA